The following coding sequences are from one candidate division KSB1 bacterium window:
- a CDS encoding bifunctional riboflavin kinase/FAD synthetase, translating to MKIIWNLTERVPSRGTVITVGTFDGVHRGHQEVIRGVVSDAKAMGIASAVVTFEPPPKLVFAPQEGEKIGVLTTIEEKIAVLKSLGVDYLIVANFTLVFADTPAEEFVRRDLVGRWGAKKVVVGADHMFGRGKEGTPELLERLGQELGFAVQVVPPLTIDGIPVSSTAIRRALSEGQVERAAVLLGRPYSFKGRVVEGAGWGRKLGFPTANLRPSSRYKLMPREGIYATRVQLGGRLLNSATYVGVRPTFDGTEKVAEVHIPGYSGDLYGRELEIHFYHFLRQDQKFDSPQELAEQIDLDVKQAITVLEQGGIP from the coding sequence TTGAAGATCATTTGGAATTTGACAGAGCGCGTGCCGTCGCGCGGCACCGTCATCACGGTAGGTACATTTGACGGCGTGCACCGCGGCCACCAGGAAGTGATCAGGGGAGTCGTAAGCGACGCCAAAGCCATGGGCATCGCTTCGGCGGTCGTCACTTTTGAGCCGCCGCCGAAATTGGTGTTTGCGCCGCAGGAAGGCGAAAAGATCGGTGTGTTGACGACCATCGAAGAAAAAATCGCAGTGCTCAAGTCGCTCGGCGTGGACTATTTGATCGTCGCCAACTTTACGCTTGTCTTTGCGGACACGCCCGCTGAGGAGTTTGTCCGTCGTGATCTGGTCGGCCGCTGGGGCGCCAAAAAGGTTGTGGTCGGCGCGGATCATATGTTCGGACGCGGCAAAGAGGGTACCCCGGAGCTGCTCGAACGCCTGGGGCAGGAGCTCGGTTTTGCTGTCCAGGTTGTGCCGCCGTTGACGATCGACGGTATTCCCGTCAGCAGCACGGCCATTCGCCGCGCGCTGAGCGAAGGACAGGTTGAACGTGCCGCGGTTCTGCTCGGTCGGCCCTATTCATTCAAAGGTCGAGTTGTAGAGGGCGCCGGCTGGGGCAGAAAGCTGGGTTTCCCGACCGCCAACCTCAGACCCTCTTCGCGTTACAAGTTGATGCCGCGCGAGGGGATCTATGCTACCCGGGTCCAACTCGGCGGCAGACTGCTCAATTCGGCCACCTATGTGGGCGTTCGGCCGACGTTCGACGGCACCGAAAAAGTCGCCGAAGTCCATATACCCGGCTATTCCGGCGATCTCTACGGTCGCGAATTGGAAATACACTTTTACCATTTTCTGCGGCAGGATCAAAAGTTCGATTCGCCGCAGGAACTGGCCGAGCAAATTGATTTGGACGTAAAACAAGCCATAACTGTATTGGAACAAGGAGGAATTCCCTAA
- the truB gene encoding tRNA pseudouridine(55) synthase TruB — protein MKRPLERTKAGSFSSAGAAEDGTVLNLCKPIGWTSNDVVRRAKRLLGVEKIGHAGTLDPLADGVLLLGVGREGTRRIAELMGMEKEYRLLMELGVETDTLDLSGKIVQRKVPASLDRDLLQQTLQRFVGVIEQTPPAFSAVHVAGRRAYQLARSGVPFELPKRWVTIYALELLESAWPRLHLRAVCSKGVYIRSLVRDLAYALGEIGYLKRLTRTRIGPFKIEDALSIEALESQYRSGSRV, from the coding sequence ATGAAGAGACCTCTTGAGCGGACGAAAGCGGGCAGCTTTTCATCGGCGGGAGCGGCCGAGGACGGCACCGTGCTCAATCTTTGCAAGCCGATCGGCTGGACTTCGAACGATGTGGTGCGAAGGGCAAAGCGCCTGTTGGGGGTTGAGAAAATCGGACATGCCGGAACGCTTGATCCCTTGGCCGACGGAGTGCTGCTTTTAGGCGTCGGCCGAGAAGGAACGCGAAGGATCGCCGAACTGATGGGAATGGAAAAGGAATACCGGCTGCTCATGGAATTGGGCGTGGAAACGGATACATTGGATTTAAGCGGAAAGATCGTGCAGCGCAAAGTACCTGCCTCTCTCGATCGGGACCTTCTCCAACAAACTTTGCAGCGCTTTGTCGGTGTGATCGAGCAAACACCCCCGGCTTTTTCTGCCGTTCATGTTGCCGGGCGGCGGGCTTATCAGTTGGCGCGCAGCGGCGTGCCGTTCGAATTGCCCAAACGGTGGGTGACGATTTATGCGCTGGAGCTTTTGGAATCGGCCTGGCCCCGGCTGCATTTGCGGGCAGTTTGCTCAAAAGGCGTGTACATTCGCTCGCTGGTGCGCGATCTGGCTTATGCTTTGGGAGAGATCGGCTATTTGAAACGCCTGACGCGCACGCGTATCGGTCCCTTCAAGATCGAGGATGCTCTCTCGATTGAGGCACTTGAAAGCCAATACAGAAGTGGAAGCAGAGTTTGA
- the rbfA gene encoding 30S ribosome-binding factor RbfA: MRYKRADRVASVIHEKIGEMMIRELKDPALHQVTITKVKVSDDVRHAKIYYSVYGDQQKKQNAAKAFDRAKGYIRSEIGAVLTLRFVPTITFCYDDSIEYADHIERLIKKLHEETS; the protein is encoded by the coding sequence ATGAGATACAAACGGGCCGACCGCGTCGCTTCGGTCATTCACGAAAAGATCGGCGAGATGATGATTCGGGAGCTGAAGGATCCGGCTCTCCATCAGGTTACGATCACCAAAGTGAAGGTAAGCGACGACGTGCGGCATGCAAAAATTTATTACAGCGTTTACGGCGATCAGCAGAAAAAGCAGAACGCCGCAAAGGCTTTCGATCGCGCCAAAGGTTATATCCGGTCGGAGATCGGCGCAGTACTCACACTCCGCTTTGTCCCGACAATTACTTTTTGCTACGATGATTCCATCGAATATGCCGATCACATCGAGAGATTAATCAAAAAGCTGCATGAAGAGACCTCTTGA
- a CDS encoding DUF503 domain-containing protein yields MLIGALQVEFLIPDSDSLKRKRMVIGSLKQRLQNKFNVSVAEIDYNDLLQRSVIGVAMVANEKRFLDQAMAQVLNFLDDQDGIEIVDHTLEIL; encoded by the coding sequence ATGCTGATCGGAGCCCTGCAAGTCGAATTTTTAATTCCGGACAGCGATTCGCTCAAGCGGAAGCGCATGGTCATCGGCAGCCTCAAGCAGAGGCTGCAGAACAAATTCAACGTTTCGGTGGCCGAGATCGACTACAACGACCTGCTCCAGCGATCGGTGATCGGCGTCGCCATGGTGGCAAACGAAAAGCGGTTTCTCGATCAGGCCATGGCGCAGGTGTTAAATTTTCTGGATGATCAGGACGGCATCGAGATCGTCGATCATACTCTCGAAATTTTATAA
- the infB gene encoding translation initiation factor IF-2, with protein MSANKRLFQVAKEFNISTQELIKFLTSEGFEVRNYLSPLTDEEYARVAEKYGSKPAAADKDTEFRRLLREKQAKEQEEAERARRELEERLRVATELVAQKPALGKRGAAEKKQPAAPIVGETPVVEAPAIEPVAEQKPAKPRRPTIRVIEIPPKEQEKAKREVPEHRPEPVEAEEVEAAAPVAVETEVAVEKPKPEGEAKKKEKKKKAKDKKKKGEEALEEELLEIIKPKKEKKKKKKKPRPVFNDEEIEASIRQTFASMEEAGRGKRKRRREEEEEEEQYEEARVIRVSSSMSPAEMAKLMGVEVKEVIRRCMDLGMMVTINQRLDLDAVTLLAEDFGFQVETVAPDEELIEEEEEDDPAQLVPRPPVVTIMGHVDHGKTSLLDRIRESNIIAGEAGGITQHIGAYEVTVDGREITFLDTPGHEAFTAMRARGAQATDIVVLVVAADDSVMPQTVEAISHAKAANVPIIVAINKIDKPNANPDLIRKQLAEHGVLVEEWGGKYQSVEISAKTGLNVDKLLEKILLEADILELKANPNRRARGVIIESHFDKGKGVSATVLVQNGTLRVGDPFIAGDQSGKVRYMTDERDRRVKEAGPSRPVKVFGFDGRPQPGDKLVVLKSERDTKEISQKRQQLKRELERLSTRPRTLDEISRQIQKGQLKQLKVILKTDVDGSLEAIFDSLQKLATEEVAVDTIHKGVGAITESDVLLASASDAIIIGFNVRPTLKARQLAERDKVDIRTYTVIYDIIDEVKAALEGFLSPTISERIVGTLEVRQTFKVPKIGTVAGCYVVSGKIARNNKVRLYRDDRLLHEGSIASLKRFKDDVREVQAGFECGLCIDKFSDIKVGDIIEAYEVVEEKRSL; from the coding sequence TTGTCTGCCAACAAAAGACTATTTCAAGTCGCAAAAGAGTTCAACATTTCCACCCAGGAGCTCATTAAATTTTTAACGAGCGAAGGGTTCGAGGTCCGCAACTATCTCAGCCCTTTGACGGATGAGGAGTACGCCCGCGTCGCAGAAAAGTATGGGAGCAAACCTGCGGCGGCGGATAAAGATACCGAATTTCGTCGTTTGCTGCGTGAAAAGCAGGCAAAAGAGCAGGAAGAGGCGGAGCGGGCTCGACGCGAGCTGGAAGAGCGGCTGCGGGTGGCGACCGAGTTGGTGGCGCAAAAGCCTGCTCTCGGCAAACGGGGCGCAGCGGAAAAGAAACAGCCCGCGGCTCCTATCGTTGGAGAGACACCGGTTGTGGAGGCTCCGGCAATAGAACCGGTCGCGGAGCAAAAGCCTGCCAAGCCGCGCCGTCCGACGATTCGAGTGATCGAAATTCCTCCGAAAGAACAGGAAAAGGCAAAGCGCGAAGTGCCGGAACATCGGCCGGAGCCGGTAGAGGCGGAAGAAGTCGAAGCAGCAGCGCCGGTTGCTGTCGAGACGGAAGTTGCCGTCGAAAAGCCCAAGCCGGAAGGCGAAGCGAAAAAGAAAGAAAAGAAGAAAAAGGCCAAAGATAAAAAGAAAAAGGGTGAAGAGGCGCTTGAAGAAGAGCTCCTTGAGATCATAAAGCCCAAAAAAGAAAAGAAGAAAAAGAAAAAGAAACCGCGGCCGGTTTTCAACGACGAGGAAATTGAGGCGTCGATCCGTCAGACGTTTGCTTCCATGGAGGAAGCGGGTCGCGGTAAGCGCAAGCGGCGGCGCGAGGAGGAAGAAGAGGAGGAGCAGTATGAAGAGGCACGCGTCATTCGCGTCAGCTCGTCCATGTCGCCTGCCGAAATGGCCAAGCTGATGGGGGTGGAGGTCAAGGAGGTTATTCGCCGCTGCATGGACTTGGGCATGATGGTGACCATCAACCAGAGATTGGATCTTGATGCCGTGACCCTTTTGGCTGAAGATTTCGGTTTCCAAGTTGAGACGGTGGCGCCGGACGAAGAGCTGATTGAAGAGGAAGAAGAGGATGATCCCGCGCAATTGGTGCCGCGACCGCCGGTGGTTACCATTATGGGCCATGTCGATCACGGCAAGACCTCGTTGTTGGACCGTATCCGTGAGAGCAACATCATTGCCGGCGAGGCGGGCGGTATCACCCAACACATCGGCGCTTACGAAGTGACGGTCGACGGACGGGAAATTACCTTTTTGGATACGCCGGGTCACGAAGCGTTTACCGCCATGCGCGCGCGCGGCGCTCAGGCTACTGACATCGTAGTTTTGGTGGTTGCCGCGGACGACAGCGTCATGCCGCAGACGGTCGAAGCCATCAGTCATGCCAAAGCCGCCAATGTGCCCATCATCGTCGCCATCAACAAGATCGACAAACCGAACGCCAATCCCGATCTGATTCGCAAACAGTTGGCCGAACATGGAGTATTGGTGGAAGAGTGGGGCGGCAAATATCAAAGTGTGGAGATCTCGGCCAAGACGGGATTGAATGTCGATAAGCTTTTGGAAAAAATCCTGCTCGAAGCGGACATTTTGGAGCTGAAAGCCAATCCGAACCGCCGCGCGCGGGGCGTCATCATTGAATCGCATTTCGATAAAGGCAAGGGTGTTTCGGCGACGGTATTGGTACAGAACGGCACACTGCGCGTCGGCGATCCGTTCATTGCGGGCGATCAGAGCGGTAAAGTGCGCTACATGACGGATGAACGCGATCGCCGTGTTAAAGAGGCCGGGCCGTCGCGGCCGGTCAAGGTATTCGGATTCGACGGCCGTCCGCAGCCCGGCGACAAGCTGGTCGTACTCAAGAGCGAGCGCGACACCAAGGAAATCAGTCAAAAGCGGCAACAGCTGAAGCGTGAATTGGAACGCTTGAGCACCAGGCCGCGTACGCTCGACGAAATTTCCCGTCAGATCCAAAAAGGTCAGCTCAAGCAGCTCAAGGTTATTCTTAAAACGGACGTCGACGGCTCGCTGGAAGCGATCTTTGACTCGCTGCAAAAACTGGCGACCGAAGAGGTGGCGGTCGACACGATTCACAAGGGCGTGGGCGCCATTACCGAATCGGACGTGCTGTTGGCCTCCGCCTCCGACGCCATCATTATCGGCTTTAACGTCCGCCCGACCCTCAAAGCTCGACAACTGGCGGAACGGGATAAAGTCGATATTCGAACCTATACCGTCATTTACGACATCATAGACGAAGTCAAGGCGGCGTTGGAGGGCTTTTTGTCGCCCACAATTTCCGAGCGCATCGTGGGAACCCTCGAAGTACGGCAGACGTTCAAGGTGCCAAAAATCGGCACCGTTGCCGGCTGCTATGTAGTCTCCGGCAAAATTGCCCGAAACAACAAAGTTCGCCTCTACCGGGATGATCGGCTGCTGCACGAGGGCTCCATTGCTTCGCTGAAGCGGTTCAAGGACGATGTGCGCGAGGTTCAGGCCGGGTTCGAGTGCGGTCTCTGTATCGATAAATTCAGCGACATCAAGGTTGGCGATATCATCGAAGCTTACGAAGTGGTTGAAGAGAAACGGTCCCTGTAA
- the nusA gene encoding transcription termination factor NusA: MKSEISEAFLSLVKEKGMDKETLTQIIEEIFLAMIKKKYGTTDNFNVFVNLEKGEIEISVIKTVVEKVEDELTQVDLATAQAQEASYELGDEYLEFIPIESFGRRLILSAKQNLNQKLKDVEKVHIYEEFKNRVGEIIQADIRQINRDEIFLVADGTELIMPKREQIPNERYRRADTVRALIKEVRETPRLPEIIVSRADPMFIVRLFEREVPEIADGIIEIKGIAREPGERTKIAVYSHDKRIDAVGACVGMKGMRIQEIVKEINNEKIDIINWSAEPEIFITRALSPAKPKRIAIDEEARRVIAVLDDDQISLAIGKGGVNRRLAARLTGYDIQTVKEEEYRQLMAAEGAGKPLTETEGLTEKLINTLHLAGYETVESVLEAGVEKLMELPGIGQKKAEKIIQILESQKA, from the coding sequence ATGAAAAGTGAAATTTCAGAAGCCTTTCTCTCGCTTGTCAAAGAGAAAGGCATGGACAAAGAGACCCTTACCCAGATCATCGAAGAGATCTTTTTAGCGATGATCAAAAAGAAATACGGCACTACGGATAATTTTAATGTGTTTGTCAATTTGGAGAAAGGCGAGATTGAGATCAGCGTGATCAAGACCGTAGTGGAAAAAGTCGAGGATGAGCTGACTCAAGTGGATTTGGCGACGGCGCAAGCCCAGGAAGCGAGCTATGAGCTCGGGGATGAATACCTCGAGTTTATCCCGATTGAATCTTTCGGCCGCCGCCTGATCCTGAGCGCCAAGCAGAATCTGAATCAAAAACTCAAGGATGTCGAAAAAGTCCACATTTATGAAGAGTTCAAGAATCGCGTCGGCGAGATTATCCAGGCCGATATTCGACAAATCAATCGCGATGAAATCTTTCTTGTCGCCGACGGCACGGAATTGATCATGCCGAAGCGGGAGCAGATTCCGAATGAACGCTATCGCCGCGCCGACACTGTTCGTGCTTTGATTAAAGAGGTGCGGGAGACGCCGCGTCTGCCGGAGATCATCGTATCTCGGGCAGATCCGATGTTCATCGTGCGTCTGTTCGAGCGCGAGGTGCCGGAGATCGCCGACGGCATCATCGAAATAAAAGGCATTGCGCGCGAGCCCGGGGAGCGGACCAAGATCGCCGTCTATTCTCATGATAAACGCATCGATGCGGTCGGCGCCTGCGTAGGCATGAAAGGCATGCGGATTCAGGAAATCGTCAAGGAAATCAACAACGAAAAGATCGATATTATTAACTGGAGCGCGGAGCCTGAGATTTTCATCACCCGTGCGCTGAGTCCGGCAAAGCCCAAGCGCATTGCCATCGATGAGGAAGCGCGGCGCGTCATTGCCGTATTGGACGACGACCAGATTTCGCTGGCGATCGGGAAGGGCGGCGTCAACCGTCGATTGGCCGCGCGTCTGACCGGTTATGATATCCAGACTGTGAAAGAAGAGGAATATCGTCAGCTGATGGCCGCGGAAGGTGCCGGAAAGCCTTTGACCGAAACCGAGGGACTGACCGAGAAGCTCATCAATACGCTGCATTTGGCCGGTTATGAAACCGTCGAAAGCGTTTTGGAAGCCGGTGTCGAAAAGCTCATGGAACTTCCCGGCATCGGGCAAAAAAAGGCCGAAAAAATTATTCAAATATTGGAAAGTCAAAAAGCCTAA
- a CDS encoding ribosome maturation factor RimP — MIDPRLQQLVASVLEEMGVELVEMQFHRGKRSSLRIFIWEPGGITLDRCTEVSRRLSDALDQDDDLIEGQYILEVSSPGTDRPLRTARDFARQIGRTLHLTLAAENGREQILEGVLEEADEHGILVLINGKKTAVALDQIKSARVKTIL; from the coding sequence ATGATTGATCCGAGACTACAACAGTTGGTTGCTTCCGTGCTCGAAGAGATGGGCGTAGAGCTCGTCGAAATGCAGTTTCACCGCGGCAAGCGTTCGAGTCTGCGCATCTTTATTTGGGAACCCGGAGGCATTACACTCGACCGCTGTACGGAGGTGAGTCGACGCCTTTCGGACGCGCTCGATCAGGATGATGACCTTATCGAAGGCCAGTACATTCTTGAAGTTTCCTCGCCCGGAACCGATCGCCCGCTTCGTACGGCGCGCGATTTTGCGCGTCAGATCGGCCGGACGCTTCACCTTACCCTGGCGGCCGAAAACGGCAGAGAGCAAATCCTCGAGGGAGTGCTGGAAGAAGCGGATGAGCACGGCATTCTGGTATTGATCAACGGCAAAAAGACGGCGGTGGCTTTGGATCAAATTAAAAGCGCCAGAGTAAAGACGATTTTATAA